In Candidatus Cloacimonas sp., the genomic stretch CTGACCTTTTTTTTAGGAAGCTTCATTCCTCGCCAATGAAATCAGCAATGGGATTCAGATATCGGTTCACCCGATTTTCTTCTGCTCTGATAATAGCCAAAACATCTTCAATAGCTGTCTTTAGCTCATCATTAATAACCAAATAATCATATTCGGAAATATGAGTAACTTCTGTGCGGGCAATTTGGAGGCGTTTGGTAATTTCGTCATCACAATCCGTAGCTCGTAAAATCAAACGCTGTTTTAACACATCCATCGAAGGAGGCAGAATAAAAATTTTTACATAAGGAATATCAGAAGCGCTGATCAGAGAAGCACCTTGCACATCAATATCTAAAATAACATGATGCTTCTTTGCCAACTGGCTTTTAATAAAGCTTTTAGAAGTACCATACCAATTTCCGAAGACCTGTGCGCATTCTAAAAAATCGCCTTCTTCCTTGCGTTTTAAAAAATCTTGCTCACTTACAAAGTGATAATGAATTCCATTTTGTTCTGTTCCCCGCGGCTGGCGCGTGGTATAAGAAATGGAATAATCAATATTATCCGAAACCTTCAAGATCTCGTTCAAAATGGTACTTTTTCCACCCCCTGAGGGTGCGGAAAGGATAATCAGAAAGTTGGGGATTTTGGAGATCACAGAGTAAAAACTGCCCTTAGTTTAGCTCAAGGAATTAATTTTTGATATTCTGCCGCACTAAGCAGGTTTTCCATCTCATCTTTATTGGAAAGCTTGATTTTGAACAGCCAACCCTCTTCGTAAGGGGATTTATTGATTAAATCTGGGCTATCTTCCAATTCGTTGTTCTTTTCTTCCACTTTGCCACTAATGGGGCTAATTAAATCTTCAGCTGCTTTTACGGCTTCTATGGAACCACAGGGTTCACCGGCTGCCACATTATGTCCAATTTCCGGCAGTTCAACAAAAACAATTTCACCCAGCTCGTGTTGAGCAAAATCGCTAATACCGACAATGGCAGAATCGCCATCAATACGAACCCATTCATGGGTCTCAGTGTAAAATAGATCATCCGGGATTGTCATAATTTCCTCCCTTACCGGATATTATTCTTGCATAGCCCAAATCTTAAAATGGTGATTTTATGTCAAGAATAATCGGGTTTGATTTCTTCATCCTCCCCGAAATTGATAAGATATAACAATTTTTGCACTTCGTTAACCAGCTCATCCGGTAAAAGGGGTTTGCTTAATAATTTATCAACTTTTGCCTCGGCGGCTCGTTGTTGAACATTATGATCGCTGAATCCAGTGTAAAGAATAACAGGAATGTTCCTTTTGGCTTTGATTCTGGAAGTAAGTTTCATTCCATCCAGCTGAGGCATAGTTATGTCGGCAATGACCAAATCAAAATTTTCCGGATTGGATTCGAAAGCATCAATGGCTTGATTTGAATTATTGAAGGATTGAACCATATAGCCAGCGTTGGTCAATGCCTGACTGAAGATATCAGCCAAATCTGGTTCATCATCTACAACCATTAGTTTGGCAGGAATAAAAGGATATGTTTTGGGCTGTTCTTCTTGTCTGACTTCTTCCGGGGCATTTACGATAGGCAGAAAAATGTGAAAACTGGTTCCTTCGCCCTGAATGCTGTGGACAGTGATAAATCCTTTGTAACCGGTTACGATTCCGTGCACAATGGATAAACCCAAACCCGTTCCTTCTCCTGCTGCTTTGGTACTGAAATAGGGGTCAAAAATACGATTGATAATTTCAGGTGCGATGCCAAATCCTGTATCACTAACTTCCAAATGTAAATAGTCCCTTTCCAATTCTATATGAGGGTCTATGCCAATAAGTTCAAATCCCGAAATTTCATTTAGCTTGATGGAAAGAGTTCCGCCATCGGGTCGCATAGCATGAAATGCGTTGTTGGCAAGATTAATCAGAACTTGTTGCAGTTCAGTTACATCTGCCATAATGTAACGATTACAATCTATCTCTGTTTCGATGTAAATATTGGAAGGCAAGGTTGCTCTAATCATTGGCAGAGCATCTTCAATTACTTCTTTTACGCAGACCTGTTCTACATCCGGTTCACTTTGACGGCTGAAGGTTAGGATCTTGCCGATCAAGCTTTTTCCTCTTAAACAGGCCTTAATTGCCTGATTTAAATCGAGGACTGCCGTTTCTGGGTCGTTAATTTTGCCTCTGGCTAAAGCAATGTAACCGGCTATGATTGTTATAATGTTGTTAAAATCGTGTGCTATGCCACCGGCTAAAGTGCCAATGGATTCCATTTTTTGTGACTGACGCAGCTGGCGTTCCAAATTTTTCAGTTCAGTTATATCCCGCGCAATAAAAATTAGTTTGGAAGGGTTTCCCTCTTCGTCAGTAATGACAGAAGCACTAATCAGACAGGGGAAATTGATGCCCTTGCCGTTATCGAAAGTGATTTCTAAATTTCTAACGGGTATGCCTTTGCGTAATTGGGAGAACATTTGATAAAGAGAACGCTGTTCCCAATGCGGAACAATATCTTTGGCGGAAAGAACATTATGCAAGATACTGTCTTCATTTTCCAGCCCCAGCATTTTTAGCCCCTCGGCATTGATGCTTATTACACTTCCCTGCAAATCGGTAACGATAATGGCTTCGGGAGAAGTTAAAAGTATTTTTTGGGTTTGTTCTTCTGCTTCTCTAAGCTTCATTTCAGTGCGAGTCCGCTCTTCAATTTCCTGAACTAATTGTTCTTTTTGAGCGAAAAACTTTTCTATCAATAGGGCGATGGCTCCGAATTCGTTATTCTTTTCCACCAGCGGTTTTATGTATTCTGGATCATCATTACTTAAGGAACTGGAAATCAATTGCAGAGGGGAATTAATCCACTGTTGAATAAGGATAAATTGAAGCAGCAAAAAGATAAAGATGAATCCCAAAGTTCCGAAAAGAATCAAATTTCCCAATGAACGCAACTGCCTAAGATAGGGATTGGAACGGGTAAAATTAAGCCAAGCAATTTCGTAGCCGTTGAGATCATTTAAAGGAAAAGTGATTACCGTTTTATAATGGTCTTTGCTACTATTTTTTTCCGGGACGGGCTTGCTTAAACTTAAGGTTACGCTAAGATCAAGAAGCTTTGTAAATTCACTTAGCCGTTTTTGATCCCAAATTTGGGCAATAAGTAGATAGCCACCTACTTTTCCTTCGCGCATAGAATCACTGGCGGAATGAATGCTGCCTACGGAATTTTCCAGAATTAAATGCTGATAGCGGGAAAAATGTTGAACTGCTTTTCCTTGTTTCAGAGAATCAAGTAAAATCGGTTCTGTAAGCACTGTTTCTAATTCGGGATGGGATTCACTGTAGAGATTCAAGAGCAGATTTTTATCTGTATCGTAAACCTGAACCAGATTGTAGCCAAAAGAACTGATCAAAGGAGTAAGCAATTTCTCGGTGCGAGGAATATTATGGGAAGTAACGGCATCGTATATATCTGCGTTTATGCTGTATTCATCCAAAAATCGCATCTGCTGATCATTTCGGGTGGCAATTAAAGCATTCAGGGCAAGGCGTTGCTGATTATTATCGTATTCAATGTAAACTTTCAGCTCTTTATGTTTGATATAATTGAACAGATAGAAGAAAGCTCCGAATACAAGAGCTATAACAATAAAGAGCAGTAATAAGCGTTGGGATATTTTCACTGTTTCATTCTCCGTTTCTCAGGTTTAACTTTTGGTAGATCGCGATTCCAGCAATCTGTCTATAGCATTATCTACAATCTCAGCTTTGATGGTTATAACAAGTTCTCTTTCTTTTTTCTCAACTGTGTTGTAACCGGTTAGATAGCGTATGCCAAAAACCCACCAGGGTAGGTCTTTCAGGAATGGAATGCCACTGCGGACTTTGGTTTCGTCTGTATCAAACATACCGGCTATGGCAATTTCTTCATTACTGAACATAATTACATCCGTAGAGGAAGTGCTTTTGGTGATGATGGTGGAAACATCACTGGGAACTCCACTGGAGCGTTCAATATTTAGTTTCAGGTAAATTACTTCTTCATCATCCACTTTGACAATAGTGGGTTCCACATCCATTATTACGCCTGTGGAGAAAAAGGACTCCACAGTGTTGCCAGCTTCATCAACTCGCTTGACGGAAATATCTTGTCCAACCTGTATATGTCCTTTGCGGGCGTTGGAAACTCTAATATTGGGCTTGGCAAGAATAGTTCCTTTTTGCTCCGTTTCTATGGTCTTTAGCAGAGTATTTATGTCAATAGTGTAATTACCTGCTTCGGTGGATGTCCCAACGGACAGATTCATCGGAGCGGTTACTTGCGAGGCACCCGAAAATCCGGCATTTACTTTTACTTTGCCGTCCACCAGGGTTGACCAGTCAATTCCTAACGATTTAGAATAGCTTTTATCCACCAGCATTATAACGGCGTTAATTAAGACCTGTTTATCTTTAGGGCTAACTCCCTCGGGTAATTTTGTCGTATCCTCAGTAGTACCAACGGCAGAAGTTCCTTCTTTTATGTCCGTCCCTATGCCTGATGCAGATTTGTCTTGAATGGCAATATAACCAACCGCTTCATTGCGAATAAGATTATTTTGCAAAAGGATCAAATCCAATGCCTGAGTATATTCCAAATTATTAATCGGCACATCTAAAGGTCCATTATAAGAGGAAAGGTTAATCAGTTTTTTCCCTGTGTCTCTGATAAAATAGGGCTCCAAGATCTGTAATGCTTCATTGATCTTGAGATCTTTGCTCAAAGTGATGGTTTCCTTATCTTTTTTGGTTTGCCCCAAAATTCCTGTAATGCATAATGCCAATATCAGGCAAGTTAAGATAATCATTTTTTTCATTTGGAATAACCTCATTTTTCCTTGATTATGGTTAATACCTGGTCTTCTTCGTAGCCATATTTATTTACTTTAAAGATTGCTCTGCCTTCTTTGGCATCAATTTGATACAAATATCCCCAGAGAACTCTATCGCCCGGGCTGAAAATTCGAATTATGCCTTTATTATCGCGAATAAATGCTTTGTTTTCGGTAATAGCGATAAGCGTGCTATTATCAATATCCGTTAAACGAGTATCAATGTCATAGTCCGGTATATTTTCATGAATGCGGGGTTTAAATAGTTGATAGGCGGCAACATATTTTTCTATTTTCTTAGCAGTTAATTCAGAGATAGGAACTCCTCCCTGCTGATAATGAGTTCTAAACACAACGGAAAAATCAATGGTGTCGTTATTGGCAGTTCCCGCCAGGGAGATATCCTCAATCGTAATGAGCGCTCTCTGATATTCCAGATTGCGAGTGAAATCCACAAAATCAAGGTAATTGCTTTTTCCTGATAGGACATACTCATTGAAGGTTCCAGAAGTGCCTTCTTTATTATCTCCTTTACCTGAGATGGCAAAATCGTAGATAATATCTTTATCCATCCACTGCAATATTCGCAATAAATAATCGTAAGTAATCGTCGGAGTATCTACATCAATAATTGCTTTGCTCCGCTGACTGGCAAGAGCAATTTGCATATTTCTTTCGCGTTCCAGTTCTTCTCTGTTTTCCATCATACTTTTAATATTGGCTATCTGATGGGTCAAGTCCTTATTTTTGGCTTTCTGTTCGTTCAATTTACTTTGTCTGCTGTTATTAATTGCATAAGTAATGGCGCCGGTTACGATCAGCAAACTTGCCAGAACTAATGTATTGCGTGCGGTATTAGTCATCTTAACACTCCCTCTCTGATATTTTTCAGGTCTGTGATTGCCTGCCTATAAATATCGGAATTGGGGTATTGAGAAATAAGAGAATCATAAAGTTGTTGAAAACGGCTGTTTCCAGTGGCAAAATCAATTCTTGCCTGCAGCAAAACGCTATAGGGATAGTAATAATCCGTAGTTCGCAAATTTGGTTCCAAAGTAAGGGAAGCGGTTTTATAGTCCTCATCACAATAAAGACGATAGGCAATCCACCAGCGGATTAAAGGTATCAGAGAACTATCTTCGTATTTGGTAAGCAATTTATGCCCTTGGAATCTATAATCCAGCATATTAACTTTATTGATGGAAGCAAGAAAATCCTGGAAGTCCTTTGCCAAATTACGATTATTGCCAAGTTCATTACCAACGGGCTGAGGGATATTTTCGGGAAGAATAAGAGGCAACACTCCATAATTATAGGCAATGCCCAAACCGTTAGTTTTTGTAGATACGGCTTTATGATAGGAAGTATTTCCGTTTACAGCTTTGGGTCGGGTTTTTGCCGATGTGGGTTTTGGAGTTGTGGTTATTTTTTGGATCAGTTCGGGGTTTTCTTCGGCAAATTCACTTTCTATGCCTTGAACCCAGTCAACTTCCGGTAGGGTAAAATCCATTTCAAAATTCCATATTTTCTTTCTTCGGATTTCTGCATTAGTAACTTTGCTGATTCTGGCATCAGGCAAAGAATTGGCAAGGCGTCCGATATTTTCTCTGCGAGAAGTGGTGCCGCTGATAAAAATTCGATTTTCTTTATCTGCTTTTTTTAAATTGGTTAGCCAGCTGGAAGGGTGGCTGGAAAAACTGGCATTCAAGATATCAAACATTTCTGTCCAGCGATTCTTTCCCGTTAAAATATTGCCGATTTGAGTAATATTTTCCTTGTAACTGTTAATTTCCGTTCTGATTTGTTCCAGAATGGCGTTTTCCGCTTTCAGACGGTTTAAAGTAAATTCCAGTTCCTGATTTGCCGAGGTGTATTTTTTGAGGTTTTGATTCAAAGTAAGATAGTGGATGGTAAAAAACATCACTAAAGCGAAGATAAGAGATAGAACAATGAAACCGTGCCAAACAACTTTCAGCTCTTTCTGCTCTTCCAATAGTTTAGATGGGAGAAAATTACTTTTGGTAAATATTGGATTTTCATAATTCAGGGCTTTGTAAGCAAGAGCGATAGCCAAGCCATAAGGACAGAGTATTTCATCATTAATTTCACTGTCTCCGGTGCGAGTGATCGTCAGATTGGGAAAATGCAAAATTCTCACATCGAGGTTAATATTTTGCGTATTCATATAATCACAGAGTTCTCTGCTTGCCAAATCTCCTGCCAGAACAATTTCATCTGGCTCAACCAATTGAGCGCTATCCAAAGCTAAGGCAATTTTGGAATTGATTACTTCTGGTTCGGGCTTGCTTTGCGTGATTTGTAGAGGAAGAGTAGCAGTCCAATTTCCGCCCTGAAACACATAAATTTTGCGAAATTCAATTCCCAGATAGGCAAGAAGAACTGTCTTGCCTTCTTCAAAAATTTTCGTATAGCGGAAATAATCCGTTAAAATTAAGTCATTGGCGTCAGCTAACTTGTAAAATAATTTTAGATGGGCTTCTTCGGCATAATCTTTCAGCATATTGAGCAGCATATTGGGCCCTGTATATAACCAGTGTTGTTTGTTACTCGCCGTTTCTACTATACAGGAACTCCATTCTCCGGATTTCAATTGCAGTTTGTTCAGATTCAGTTTGCGAAATTTTACCATATCTTTTTTGGTTATTTTACCGGAAACATCTCTGATTATGTGTTCTTCATGGATATTTAAAGCGATGATCCCATCCTGGAGATTAAATTTGGAAAGCATAACTGTGGTCGGTTTTGCATTCGTAGATGGTAAAACTGATCCCTTATCTTCTTCTTCTGGAGAACTTAGTTGGTCAAATTGTCCCAAATCAAGATTTTGAATTTCTGTGGGGATAAAACCTGCAGTAGGGCTTCCGGCTGTAATATGATCTACTTTATACCAATCCGAATCCAGTTCTAAACTATCCAATCCCATTAAGAAAGTATCAGATTCATCTTTTCGTAGATAAACTATCCGGATAAATAAGCCATCCTGAACTATAGCATACGCCTCTTTTGCCTTCTTTTTCATTATATATCCTCAAAGTCCATTATTATAACATTGTAAGTAGCTGCTGCATTCGTTTTTTGTTATTGGCGAAGTTTATGGCTGCCTGTTGAGTGATTATCCCCTTCCGAAACAGTTCTTTCAAATCCTGTTCCAGAGTGCACATTCCGGTTCTGCGTCCTTCTACCATCATTTGATATATCTCTCCGATATTTTTATTGCGGATTGCCGCTTGCACGCTGGAATCCACGGAAAGAATCTCCTTTGCCAAAGCCAATTTGCCATCTACCGTAGGGACAAGTTTTTGGCTCATTATCACAGTTAGAACATCTGCCAAACGGTTTCTGATTCTTTCTTGTGAATCGGGAGGAAATTCTGCCACGATACGGTGAATACTATCAATGGCAGAGCTCGTATGTAAAGTGGTAAACGCTTTATGACCGCTATCGGTAATTTCCAAAACCGTAGCGATGGTTTGGGGATCTCTCATTTCGCCTATCACAATAATATCGGGATCTTGACGCAATGCCTCTATTGCCCCATGTTCAAAGGAAAGCACATCTATTCCTACTTCTCTGTGCCGAACCAAACTCTGTTTAGAATTATGAACATACTCTATGGGGGATTCTATCGCAATGATGGCAGCGGCATTATTTCTATTATTCATATCGATTATGGCATCCAAAGTGGACGATTTGCCACTGCCTGTGATTCCCGTAATTAAAATCAGACCTGTTTTTTCATATTTCAGATTCATTCGGTTTACGATTGGTTCCGGAATGCCTAAGTCCTCCATACTGAAGATAAAATCGTTTATTCTACGGAAATTGGCTCCCAGATAATTACGATCAAAATAAGCAGTTCCTCTGAAACGAACATCTTGGTTACCAACTTTGAAAGCAAGAGGAAAATCCAAGCTCTTTTGACTGAACAAGCGTTGTCTTTGAACTGGTGTTAACCAGCTGATAATTAATGCATTGGATTCTACAAAAGTAAAATCTCCCAAATCTTCCACTGGCTTTTTGCTGCCAAAGATGCGCATCCAAACTTTGTTATTGCATCCGGGGGCACCTAAATCAACATCCGAAGCCGATAATTCCCTTGCTTTCATCAAAATTAATTTCAATAAATCACGGCATTCACTTTCCTGATCGGTATGATGAATTAACCATTGATTGATAATATCGCACGCTTCCATCCCCTGATAATAATCAGGAATTTCCCTACTTAATGCCTCAGTAAAACTTAAACGCATATTATACCTTTTATATATCCTGTTCCACTGCAATAGTTCGAGTAGCCAGTGCAAGGCGAACAATACTTCTACGCCATTTAATATACATACATTGAATTAGATTGATTGTATAGCGGTCAGTTAAATTCTTATCGCTGTAAGTGAAATATTCAATCAATTTTTTGCGGGGGAAATAACGAATAATTGCATCGCTGTTTGCTCTTAGAGTTGTAAACAAAGCGCTTGGGTTTATAAAGGTCTCTTCTCCCCAAATATCTCCTTCTCTTAAAGTATCTACCAGGTCTGTATTATAATATACATTCACAAAGCCCCGTTCTACGAAAATCATAGAGCCATCTTCTTTATCCATTGTGATACTTTCGCCTGCTTTATATTCTGTAGTTATGCCCATGCTTTTGAATTGCAGTTCTTGTTCCAGTGAAAAACCATGCAGTAGTAGCTTCTCCGGCATCTTATCGGTAGGGCCTGTTTCTTCCATAATCATTGCCGTAGGGCTCTTACTATGATCTCCGCTATGCGCTAAACCAGCTTCCACGGCTCTAATTAATTCATCTGGCTGAATTGGTTTTGCCAGATACATAAAAGCCGCATTACGAATACTCCGAAAGTCAACATCCAAACCGGAATAGCCAGTAGTAACGATTATTACTGCCGAAGGGTGCAGCTCTTTCAAACGCGTAATAAGTTCCAGACCCCCCATGCGAGGCATATAGATATCCACAATGTAGAGATCATATCTATCTTTGATTATTTTATCCAAAGCATCAATACCATCCACTGCGGTAGTAACTGAATAGCCCAGGTCATCCAAAAACGCACGGAACAAATCCCGCACATTCTGTTCGTCATCTACAACCAGGATTTTTTTTGTTGCGCTCATACCGTTCCCCTTTCTTCACCAACATTATTTCCACCGGATTTATATGAGATTAAAGGACTTTTTTTCAAAACCACTACTTTTTGCATAATTTTGCCTATCTGATCAACAGCTCCCAATATATCGTTTACCATAGATAGCAATGCTTCATCGTGTTGCTCTCTGCCGACTTTTTGAGCTCTGCCCAAAGATAGTGTCACTACACAAAGTGGCGTATTAATATCATGATCCAAACGCGCTATTTCTTTTAGATCAGGAATTAGTTTATTCCATTCTTCCAATTTGGCAAGGGCAATATCCAGTTCTGTTTTTTGCTGTTGATAATTTGCCATCGTTTCCTCAAGTTGTTTGGCTTTATTTTGCAAGTGCTCCATATCTATGGTTAGTTGCTTGAACTCAGCCATAATTTTATTCCGTTGGGATAATTTTCGGCTTTGCCTAACATATAGTAAAATAAGCAAAAGACAAATAATAACTAACAACCAGAGCAGAATATGGGTATTTCCCATAAGATTCGATACAGAGAAGACAACACCTATACTAAACTTCATCACTGCTAATCCTTTACATAAAATATTGTAGCTGGAGATAAAACCCCGTTATGCCAACTTTGCATTTCACTGGGTGTTAAGAATTTATCTTCCATACCTATCTGATCCATTACACCACAAAAATATCTGTAATCACTGGAACTGAAACTTCCACCTCTTAAATCTTTTCTACCTATGCTCATACCATTAGTGCTGGGATACGCTCTTACATTTGTTCCGGCTGCAGTTCCAACTAACGCGCCATTTATGTAACCTTTCAATACTCCATTATTATAAGTGAGCCCGAAAGAATTCCATTCATATTCCAAATGACCAGTATAAATTGGAAAACCGAGCAAGAACCAAAAAATATCCGCAGTTCTTGTATAGGGAGCCGTCACTTCCAGCATTGTCTTTGAAGCATCATTTTGGGTAACGGCAAAATGCATTGTTCCGGAAGCGGAAGAACTGGTATTGGGAACAAACCAAATTCCGGCAGAGGGTTTATTTCTTAAAGTAGCGTCATTCGGATTACTGGGAATCCACATTAAAGTCCCCATTTCGGTCTCATGACCATCTCGTCCCTGTTTATCCATTTTGGCAAAACACATCAGTGAAAAAGAACTATCGGTATTGATGCTGTCATTGGTAGCTTTAGGTGCTACTTTTATATAGTTATCTACACCGTTGAATTTGGAACAATATCGGCTGAAAGCTCCACCCCAAGGGACTGTAGAGCTGATTAAGGAAAATCCCTCAAATGTTCCTGTGTAATCATTACCGGAAGTATCGGGCAATTTGTTATTGGAAGAGCCCAAAAGTTCATAAAGCCAAGGGAAAAGAAGCAACTGTTCCATTTCCAGATATACAACATTTGGTTTTGAGCCAAAAGCGCTTAAAGGATAATCAAAAGCCATCTCTGCCGTTTTGGATACTTGCTGTCCGTGCATAGTTCCAGTTATATAGCATTTCACCATAAAATTAGTAATATCTTTATAAAAACTGTAACGAATGCTATCCACTTTGCAAGTTCCTATATAATAATTATTGAACACTTGCGTGAACGAAGGGTTATCCTCAAAGTTTAAATCAGAGCCCAAAAATCTTTTCAGAAACTCAACTGAATTAGCGTTTCTTATGGCATTCCTGAGGGTGAAGTCACTGGCATTCTCCGTCTCCAAATAGAGCTGGTTTCTAACCATCACCGTGGGGAATTCTACCATATGATCATAAAGGGTAAGCAAAGTTCCGGCAAATACGGTAGTCATTAACATAATGATAAGTAGAGATGATCTTCCCATTATATACTGTGCCCCATTCTTAAATAGCTGTTCATAAAGAAACATCTTAATTGAATATTGGTTCGTAGAGGACGGTTAATCAAACTGGGTGCGTCCCTGCGGAAAGTTAAATAAACATCTACTGATCTGACGGCAGAAGGAGTTGTTGTAACCTGTCCTAATTTATTATAATACTTAAATTTCAAGGATTCGATATACAGAATATATCCTAAGTTGTTCAGCATAGTTCCATCCTGTGATATCACTATTGCTGTTCCCAGAATG encodes the following:
- a CDS encoding response regulator yields the protein MKISQRLLLLFIVIALVFGAFFYLFNYIKHKELKVYIEYDNNQQRLALNALIATRNDQQMRFLDEYSINADIYDAVTSHNIPRTEKLLTPLISSFGYNLVQVYDTDKNLLLNLYSESHPELETVLTEPILLDSLKQGKAVQHFSRYQHLILENSVGSIHSASDSMREGKVGGYLLIAQIWDQKRLSEFTKLLDLSVTLSLSKPVPEKNSSKDHYKTVITFPLNDLNGYEIAWLNFTRSNPYLRQLRSLGNLILFGTLGFIFIFLLLQFILIQQWINSPLQLISSSLSNDDPEYIKPLVEKNNEFGAIALLIEKFFAQKEQLVQEIEERTRTEMKLREAEEQTQKILLTSPEAIIVTDLQGSVISINAEGLKMLGLENEDSILHNVLSAKDIVPHWEQRSLYQMFSQLRKGIPVRNLEITFDNGKGINFPCLISASVITDEEGNPSKLIFIARDITELKNLERQLRQSQKMESIGTLAGGIAHDFNNIITIIAGYIALARGKINDPETAVLDLNQAIKACLRGKSLIGKILTFSRQSEPDVEQVCVKEVIEDALPMIRATLPSNIYIETEIDCNRYIMADVTELQQVLINLANNAFHAMRPDGGTLSIKLNEISGFELIGIDPHIELERDYLHLEVSDTGFGIAPEIINRIFDPYFSTKAAGEGTGLGLSIVHGIVTGYKGFITVHSIQGEGTSFHIFLPIVNAPEEVRQEEQPKTYPFIPAKLMVVDDEPDLADIFSQALTNAGYMVQSFNNSNQAIDAFESNPENFDLVIADITMPQLDGMKLTSRIKAKRNIPVILYTGFSDHNVQQRAAEAKVDKLLSKPLLPDELVNEVQKLLYLINFGEDEEIKPDYS
- the gmk gene encoding guanylate kinase, coding for MISKIPNFLIILSAPSGGGKSTILNEILKVSDNIDYSISYTTRQPRGTEQNGIHYHFVSEQDFLKRKEEGDFLECAQVFGNWYGTSKSFIKSQLAKKHHVILDIDVQGASLISASDIPYVKIFILPPSMDVLKQRLILRATDCDDEITKRLQIARTEVTHISEYDYLVINDELKTAIEDVLAIIRAEENRVNRYLNPIADFIGEE
- a CDS encoding ATPase, T2SS/T4P/T4SS family is translated as MRLSFTEALSREIPDYYQGMEACDIINQWLIHHTDQESECRDLLKLILMKARELSASDVDLGAPGCNNKVWMRIFGSKKPVEDLGDFTFVESNALIISWLTPVQRQRLFSQKSLDFPLAFKVGNQDVRFRGTAYFDRNYLGANFRRINDFIFSMEDLGIPEPIVNRMNLKYEKTGLILITGITGSGKSSTLDAIIDMNNRNNAAAIIAIESPIEYVHNSKQSLVRHREVGIDVLSFEHGAIEALRQDPDIIVIGEMRDPQTIATVLEITDSGHKAFTTLHTSSAIDSIHRIVAEFPPDSQERIRNRLADVLTVIMSQKLVPTVDGKLALAKEILSVDSSVQAAIRNKNIGEIYQMMVEGRRTGMCTLEQDLKELFRKGIITQQAAINFANNKKRMQQLLTML
- the gcvH gene encoding glycine cleavage system protein GcvH; translated protein: MTIPDDLFYTETHEWVRIDGDSAIVGISDFAQHELGEIVFVELPEIGHNVAAGEPCGSIEAVKAAEDLISPISGKVEEKNNELEDSPDLINKSPYEEGWLFKIKLSNKDEMENLLSAAEYQKLIP
- a CDS encoding response regulator, yielding MSATKKILVVDDEQNVRDLFRAFLDDLGYSVTTAVDGIDALDKIIKDRYDLYIVDIYMPRMGGLELITRLKELHPSAVIIVTTGYSGLDVDFRSIRNAAFMYLAKPIQPDELIRAVEAGLAHSGDHSKSPTAMIMEETGPTDKMPEKLLLHGFSLEQELQFKSMGITTEYKAGESITMDKEDGSMIFVERGFVNVYYNTDLVDTLREGDIWGEETFINPSALFTTLRANSDAIIRYFPRKKLIEYFTYSDKNLTDRYTINLIQCMYIKWRRSIVRLALATRTIAVEQDI